A section of the Mycobacterium sp. 3519A genome encodes:
- a CDS encoding TetR/AcrR family transcriptional regulator, translating into MPQHTASRGPGRPPAAKAAETRERIIQAAREVFSELGYDAATFQAIAIRADLTRPAINHYFASKRVLWSEVVEQTNALVVSAGMSKAQGETSLLGRLSAFFTVAMQADSEDRSAAAFLVTSVLESQRHPELSNDEHDSLRASREFMSWAVNDAINRGELTTDTDVNHLVEMLVAVMWGMGFYAGFVGSHEDLTSVVHKFELLMANKLWNLHE; encoded by the coding sequence GTGCCGCAACATACCGCTAGTCGAGGGCCAGGTCGTCCGCCCGCAGCGAAGGCAGCTGAAACCCGTGAACGCATCATACAAGCGGCTCGCGAGGTATTCAGCGAACTCGGTTACGACGCCGCGACCTTCCAGGCGATCGCGATTCGGGCTGATCTCACGCGCCCAGCCATTAACCACTACTTCGCGAGTAAGCGCGTGTTGTGGAGCGAGGTCGTAGAGCAAACCAATGCGCTCGTAGTTAGCGCGGGCATGTCGAAAGCGCAGGGCGAGACCAGTCTGCTCGGTCGGCTTTCCGCCTTTTTCACGGTTGCCATGCAGGCCGACTCCGAGGACCGCTCTGCCGCAGCATTTCTCGTCACCTCGGTGCTGGAATCGCAGCGACACCCCGAACTGAGCAACGACGAACACGATTCACTGCGCGCGTCGCGGGAGTTCATGTCGTGGGCCGTCAACGATGCGATCAATCGCGGCGAGCTCACCACCGACACCGACGTCAACCACCTCGTCGAGATGTTGGTCGCGGTGATGTGGGGAATGGGCTTCTACGCCGGCTTCGTGGGCAGTCACGAAGATCTGACGTCGGTGGTGCACAAGTTCGAACTGCTGATGGCGAACAAGCTGTGGAATCTCCACGAATAA
- a CDS encoding TetR/AcrR family transcriptional regulator, with protein sequence MAGVVSRDSYFDAGLEVLSDLGYGGLKLAEVCNRLGVTTGSFYHYFSGWPGYTKELVAHWMQRQTMQIVEAVRAEPDPRRRIDTLIQEGLSLPHGAEAAIRVWSAVDPEVYSVQAAVDRQRFDIMYESAFEVLNNKRQAEVFAAWGVYVLVGYEQAVLPRDAGALHWIAGQLAEALDSGRFASVPDGD encoded by the coding sequence ATGGCGGGCGTCGTATCGCGCGATTCGTACTTCGATGCGGGTCTCGAAGTGCTGTCGGATCTCGGCTACGGCGGGCTGAAGTTGGCTGAGGTGTGTAACCGCCTCGGCGTCACCACCGGGTCCTTCTACCACTACTTCTCCGGCTGGCCCGGATACACCAAGGAACTGGTCGCCCACTGGATGCAGCGTCAGACGATGCAGATCGTCGAGGCGGTGCGCGCCGAGCCGGATCCTCGCCGCCGCATCGACACGCTCATCCAGGAGGGGTTGAGTCTGCCGCACGGCGCCGAGGCCGCGATTCGGGTGTGGAGCGCGGTCGATCCCGAGGTGTATTCCGTCCAAGCTGCGGTGGATCGGCAAAGGTTCGACATCATGTACGAGTCGGCATTCGAGGTTTTGAACAACAAGCGGCAGGCCGAGGTGTTCGCGGCGTGGGGTGTCTATGTGTTGGTCGGTTACGAGCAGGCGGTACTGCCGCGTGACGCCGGCGCGCTGCACTGGATCGCCGGGCAGCTGGCCGAAGCGCTGGACTCGGGTCGGTTCGCGTCCGTGCCGGACGGTGACTAG
- a CDS encoding SDR family oxidoreductase encodes MPGVQDRVIVVTGAGGGLGREYALTLAREGASVVVNDLGGARDGTGAGHSMADQVVKEIKDAGGRAVANYDSVAEPEGAANIIKTAVEEFGKVDGVVSNAGILRDGTFHKMEFANWDSVLKVHLYGGYNVIRAAWPHFRENSYGRVVVATSTSGLFGNFGQANYSAAKLGLVGLINTLAQEGAKYNIKANAVAPIAATRMTEDILPKEVLEKLTPEYVAPVVAQLCTEEVPETASIFIVGGGKIQRAALFQNDGVTFDHVPSVDEVAAKWGEITDLSAAKHATFSLG; translated from the coding sequence ATGCCAGGAGTGCAGGATCGCGTCATCGTCGTCACCGGGGCCGGGGGCGGACTGGGCCGCGAATATGCGTTGACGCTCGCCAGGGAAGGCGCCAGCGTCGTCGTCAACGACCTCGGCGGTGCCCGCGACGGCACCGGGGCCGGCCACTCGATGGCGGACCAGGTGGTCAAGGAGATCAAGGACGCGGGCGGTCGCGCCGTCGCCAACTACGACTCCGTCGCCGAACCGGAGGGCGCCGCGAACATCATCAAGACCGCGGTCGAGGAGTTCGGCAAGGTCGACGGCGTGGTGAGCAACGCGGGCATCCTCCGCGACGGCACGTTCCACAAGATGGAGTTCGCCAACTGGGACTCCGTGCTCAAGGTGCACCTGTACGGCGGCTACAACGTGATTCGCGCCGCGTGGCCGCACTTCCGCGAGAACAGCTACGGCCGGGTAGTGGTCGCGACGTCGACCAGTGGACTGTTCGGCAACTTCGGCCAGGCCAACTACAGCGCCGCCAAGTTGGGCCTCGTCGGCCTGATCAACACGCTGGCCCAGGAAGGCGCCAAGTACAACATCAAGGCCAACGCCGTCGCGCCGATCGCCGCCACCCGGATGACCGAGGACATCCTGCCCAAGGAGGTCCTCGAGAAGCTGACGCCGGAATACGTGGCACCTGTCGTCGCGCAGTTGTGCACCGAAGAGGTGCCCGAGACCGCTTCGATCTTCATCGTCGGTGGCGGCAAGATTCAGCGCGCGGCGCTGTTCCAGAACGACGGCGTCACGTTCGACCACGTGCCCAGCGTCGACGAGGTCGCCGCGAAGTGGGGCGAGATCACCGACCTGTCGGCCGCCAAGCACGCCACCTTCAGCCTCGGCTGA
- a CDS encoding haloacid dehalogenase type II translates to MSVQALAFDVFGTVVDWRSSIIAELEQFGQRHGLQRDWASFADDWRAGYAPAMDRVRRGELPWTRIDDLHRMILGELLGDMSVTAEEIDELNRAWHRLDPWPDSVAGLTRLKEKFTITTLSNGNLSLLTNMAKRAGLPWDCVISAELFHHYKPDREAYLGCADLLGVRPDELMLVAAHPSDLRAASAAGLKTAYVDRPLEHGPDAAPQIVGPDEFDFTATDFVDLADQLGA, encoded by the coding sequence GTGAGCGTGCAGGCGTTGGCGTTCGACGTGTTCGGCACGGTGGTGGATTGGCGGTCCAGCATCATCGCCGAGCTGGAGCAGTTCGGGCAACGCCATGGGCTGCAACGGGATTGGGCCAGCTTCGCCGACGACTGGCGGGCTGGTTACGCCCCGGCGATGGATCGGGTGCGGCGCGGTGAGCTGCCGTGGACCAGGATCGACGACCTGCACCGGATGATCCTCGGTGAACTGCTCGGCGATATGTCGGTGACGGCCGAGGAGATCGACGAGCTGAATCGGGCGTGGCACCGGCTCGACCCGTGGCCGGACAGCGTCGCAGGGCTGACGCGATTGAAGGAGAAGTTCACCATCACAACGCTTTCCAACGGGAACTTGTCGCTGCTGACCAACATGGCCAAGCGTGCCGGGTTGCCGTGGGATTGCGTGATCTCCGCGGAGCTGTTCCACCACTACAAGCCCGATCGGGAGGCCTACCTCGGCTGCGCCGATCTGCTCGGGGTGCGCCCCGACGAGCTGATGCTGGTCGCCGCGCATCCCAGCGATCTGAGAGCCGCCAGCGCGGCAGGCCTGAAGACCGCGTACGTGGACCGGCCGCTGGAACACGGACCTGACGCTGCGCCGCAGATTGTCGGTCCCGACGAGTTCGATTTCACTGCAACCGATTTCGTGGATCTGGCCGACCAGTTGGGTGCATGA
- a CDS encoding aldehyde dehydrogenase family protein, which yields MTTESVARATAQTPAVDIPGTVNRLRETFNSGRTRSVQWRIQQLQALEKMMNDNEGAITEALEKDLGRSPFEAWLADIASTAGEAKDAAKNVKKWMRRRFRLLEMSQLPGRGWIEYEPFGTVLVIGAWNFPFVLTLGPAVAAISAGNTVVLKPSEVCPASSALMAELVSRYLDNDAIAVIEGGADCSQELIAQGFDHICFTGGTEIGRKVYEAAAPHLTPVTLELGGKSPVIVSADADIDVAAKRIAWTKLINSGQICIAPDYVLADAKIRDELVDKIKDAVTTFEANNPGGKRIVNERHFDRLTTSLAATKGEVVIGGGSDASTISIQPTVVVDPDPAEPLMTDEIFGPILPIVTVQSLDDAIGFVNARPKPLAAYLFTKTKSIRERVIKEVAAGGMVINHLLFHFATNKLPFGGVGPSGMGAYHGKFGFEQFSHKKTVMTKPTRPDVGAFIYPPYTEKAFKLARRLF from the coding sequence ATGACCACCGAATCCGTCGCGCGCGCAACCGCCCAGACACCGGCCGTCGACATCCCAGGCACCGTCAACCGGCTGCGGGAAACGTTCAACTCCGGCCGAACCAGAAGTGTGCAGTGGCGTATCCAGCAGCTTCAGGCGCTGGAGAAGATGATGAACGACAACGAGGGCGCCATCACCGAGGCCCTCGAAAAAGATCTGGGCCGCAGCCCGTTCGAGGCGTGGCTGGCCGATATCGCCAGCACCGCAGGCGAAGCGAAGGACGCCGCCAAGAACGTCAAGAAGTGGATGCGCCGCAGGTTCCGGCTGCTGGAGATGTCGCAGCTGCCCGGCCGCGGGTGGATCGAATACGAGCCGTTCGGCACGGTGCTGGTCATCGGCGCGTGGAACTTCCCGTTCGTGCTGACGCTGGGACCGGCCGTCGCGGCGATCTCCGCGGGCAACACCGTCGTGCTCAAGCCGTCGGAGGTGTGTCCCGCCTCGTCGGCGTTGATGGCCGAACTGGTGTCGCGCTACCTCGACAACGACGCCATCGCGGTGATCGAGGGCGGCGCCGATTGCAGCCAGGAATTGATCGCACAGGGCTTCGACCACATCTGCTTCACCGGCGGCACCGAGATCGGCCGCAAGGTCTACGAAGCGGCCGCCCCGCACCTGACTCCCGTCACGTTGGAGTTGGGCGGCAAGAGCCCGGTGATCGTGTCCGCCGACGCCGACATCGACGTCGCGGCCAAGCGGATCGCATGGACCAAGCTGATCAACTCCGGGCAGATCTGCATCGCCCCGGACTACGTGTTGGCCGACGCCAAGATTCGCGACGAACTCGTCGACAAGATCAAGGACGCGGTGACGACGTTCGAGGCGAACAACCCCGGCGGCAAGCGCATCGTCAACGAGCGCCACTTCGACCGGCTCACCACGTCGTTGGCCGCGACCAAGGGTGAGGTCGTCATCGGCGGCGGTTCGGATGCGTCCACCATCAGCATCCAGCCGACAGTCGTCGTCGACCCCGACCCGGCCGAGCCGCTGATGACCGACGAGATCTTCGGGCCCATCCTGCCGATCGTGACCGTTCAATCGCTGGACGACGCAATCGGATTCGTGAATGCACGGCCCAAGCCGCTGGCCGCCTACCTGTTCACCAAGACCAAGAGCATCCGCGAGCGGGTGATCAAGGAAGTGGCCGCAGGCGGCATGGTGATCAACCATCTGTTGTTCCACTTCGCGACCAACAAGCTGCCGTTCGGCGGCGTCGGTCCGTCGGGCATGGGCGCGTATCACGGCAAGTTCGGCTTCGAGCAGTTCAGCCACAAGAAGACCGTGATGACCAAGCCGACCCGACCCGACGTCGGCGCGTTCATCTATCCCCCGTATACAGAGAAGGCTTTCAAGCTCGCCAGACGGCTGTTCTGA
- a CDS encoding class I SAM-dependent methyltransferase: MSSLRTDNDTWDIATSVGATAVMVAAARAAETDRADALIRDPFAKDLVAGAGTGIWEFMLDSEFVAKVGEADPEVAAIIEHMGSYQAVRTHFFDAFFTAAVEAGIRQIVILASGLDSRAYRLPWPAGTTVFEIDQPKVLEYKAETLKSHGATPSATRRAVPIDLRDDWPKALRDNGFDPTQPTAWLAEGLLMYLPAAAQDRLFENVTALSAPGSRISAETVGIHSAERRERMRERFGKLAAQFGIDDTLDVGELTYEDPNRADVAVWLAEHGWRSTAVASQDEMRRLGRAVELTDTGDDSFSTFVSGEKL, from the coding sequence ATGAGTTCACTGCGCACCGACAACGACACCTGGGACATCGCGACCAGCGTTGGCGCGACCGCCGTGATGGTGGCCGCGGCCCGCGCCGCCGAGACCGATCGGGCCGACGCGCTGATCCGCGATCCGTTCGCGAAGGATCTGGTGGCAGGCGCGGGCACCGGCATCTGGGAGTTCATGCTCGACAGCGAGTTCGTCGCCAAGGTCGGCGAGGCTGATCCGGAAGTCGCCGCGATCATCGAGCACATGGGCAGCTATCAGGCTGTCCGCACGCACTTCTTCGACGCCTTCTTCACCGCGGCGGTCGAAGCGGGCATCCGTCAGATCGTCATCCTCGCGTCCGGTCTTGACTCCCGCGCCTACCGGCTGCCGTGGCCCGCGGGCACCACCGTGTTCGAGATCGACCAGCCCAAGGTGCTCGAATACAAGGCCGAGACGCTGAAGTCCCACGGCGCCACACCGAGTGCGACCCGCCGTGCGGTGCCGATCGACCTGCGAGACGACTGGCCGAAGGCGTTGCGTGACAACGGCTTTGATCCCACGCAGCCGACGGCATGGTTGGCCGAGGGACTGCTGATGTATCTGCCCGCCGCGGCTCAGGACCGGCTGTTCGAGAACGTCACCGCGCTGTCTGCGCCGGGTAGCCGCATCTCGGCGGAGACGGTCGGCATCCACTCGGCGGAGCGGCGCGAGCGGATGCGCGAGCGCTTCGGAAAGTTGGCGGCGCAGTTCGGCATCGACGACACGCTCGACGTGGGCGAGTTGACGTATGAGGATCCGAACCGCGCCGACGTCGCCGTCTGGCTCGCCGAGCACGGGTGGCGGTCGACCGCCGTCGCCTCGCAGGACGAGATGCGCCGGCTCGGCCGGGCCGTCGAGTTGACCGACACCGGCGACGACTCGTTCTCCACCTTCGTCAGCGGCGAGAAGTTGTAG
- a CDS encoding tyrosine-protein phosphatase: MSVEVGELSGAWNFRDVAEATGIRPGRFFRSSELSRLDDGGRDAFRRLGITDVADLRSAREVERHGPGLVPQGVQVHLLHFHEVSAVDGEAPHETAFQKMMSEKPDDEDITIAARRFMTEEYTRFPTLGGAQRAVRQVISLLADERPVITHCFAGKDRTGFTVATVLDAIGIDRDVVVEDFLRSNAAVPRLREQIMASIRERTDTDEEVTFAEARLTDAVLGVHEDYLDASRRSIEENYGSLREYLTAAGVTDDALAGVRAALLG, encoded by the coding sequence GTGTCTGTCGAGGTCGGCGAGCTGTCCGGCGCGTGGAACTTCCGCGACGTCGCCGAGGCGACCGGCATCCGGCCCGGCCGGTTCTTCCGCTCCAGTGAGCTGAGCCGCCTCGACGACGGTGGCCGGGACGCCTTCCGCCGACTGGGCATCACCGACGTCGCCGACCTCCGATCGGCCCGCGAGGTCGAGCGCCACGGCCCTGGCCTCGTGCCGCAGGGCGTCCAGGTGCACCTGCTGCATTTCCACGAGGTCTCGGCCGTCGACGGCGAGGCGCCGCACGAGACGGCGTTTCAGAAGATGATGAGCGAAAAGCCCGACGACGAAGACATCACCATCGCCGCCCGCAGGTTCATGACCGAGGAGTACACCCGTTTCCCGACGCTGGGCGGTGCGCAACGTGCTGTGCGGCAAGTCATTTCGCTGCTCGCCGACGAGCGCCCGGTGATCACGCACTGCTTCGCGGGCAAGGACCGCACCGGCTTCACGGTGGCGACGGTGCTTGACGCCATCGGAATCGACCGCGACGTCGTCGTCGAGGATTTCCTGCGCAGCAATGCCGCCGTGCCGCGGCTGCGCGAACAGATCATGGCTTCGATCAGGGAGCGCACCGACACCGACGAAGAAGTCACGTTCGCCGAGGCGCGGCTCACCGACGCGGTGCTGGGAGTGCACGAGGACTATCTGGACGCCTCCCGCCGGTCGATCGAAGAGAATTACGGTTCGCTCCGGGAGTACCTGACCGCCGCGGGCGTCACCGACGATGCGCTCGCCGGGGTTCGCGCAGCGCTGCTGGGATAG
- a CDS encoding class I SAM-dependent methyltransferase, which yields MTDVSEVRLVRTDGDSWDITESVGATALGVAAARAAETARPDALIRDEYAYLLASAAGPAWAQMASTDTGWLGDDEYGLRMHEMARDYQAVRTHYFDAYFTAAARTGIRQVVILAAGLDSRAYRLDWPAGTTVFEIDQPKVLDYKTSTLDAHGAVAKARRVPVAVDLRDDWPAALIAAGFDPGLPTAWLAEGLLPYLPGDAQDRLFSLITAHSAAGSEIAVEAFHLDPSQYSLQRRAARRERTAALRERLGLDLDVDTLMYTDDERADTAEWLADHGWRVDAVASADEMARLGRPAGDGLVDEGLDSAFVHGRFEGSGR from the coding sequence ATGACTGATGTGAGTGAGGTGCGGCTGGTCCGCACGGACGGCGACAGCTGGGACATCACCGAAAGCGTCGGTGCGACGGCGTTGGGAGTGGCGGCCGCGCGGGCCGCAGAGACCGCCCGACCCGACGCGCTGATCCGCGACGAGTACGCCTACCTGCTCGCGTCGGCCGCGGGTCCGGCGTGGGCGCAGATGGCCAGCACCGACACCGGTTGGCTCGGCGACGACGAATACGGCCTGCGCATGCACGAGATGGCACGCGACTACCAGGCGGTGCGCACCCACTACTTCGACGCCTACTTCACTGCGGCCGCCCGCACTGGCATCCGGCAGGTGGTCATCCTGGCCGCGGGGCTGGACTCGCGCGCGTATCGGCTCGACTGGCCCGCGGGCACCACGGTGTTCGAGATCGATCAGCCGAAGGTGCTCGACTACAAGACGTCGACGTTGGACGCCCACGGCGCGGTGGCCAAGGCGCGACGCGTCCCGGTCGCGGTCGATCTGCGCGACGACTGGCCCGCGGCGCTGATCGCCGCGGGGTTCGACCCCGGCCTGCCGACGGCGTGGCTGGCCGAAGGGCTGCTGCCCTACCTGCCCGGTGACGCACAGGACCGGCTGTTCTCACTGATCACCGCGCACAGCGCGGCGGGCAGCGAGATCGCGGTCGAGGCGTTTCACCTGGACCCGTCGCAGTACTCCCTCCAACGGCGCGCGGCACGGCGGGAGCGCACCGCTGCGCTTCGCGAGCGGCTCGGGCTCGATCTCGACGTCGACACCCTGATGTACACCGACGACGAGCGCGCCGACACCGCCGAGTGGCTGGCCGACCACGGGTGGCGCGTCGACGCCGTGGCCAGCGCCGACGAGATGGCCCGGCTGGGGCGTCCGGCCGGTGACGGCCTGGTCGACGAAGGGCTGGACAGCGCGTTTGTGCACGGCCGGTTCGAGGGGAGCGGCCGATGA
- a CDS encoding fatty-acid--CoA ligase — protein MIPEAHSLILTTDYRVPDPTRVWPLLQRRREGLAALGAHHVFVFTSTADPERVLVTIALHTREPVAELLRSRAFFEWFDAVGVQDLPAVFAGELIEQFDFVGDPTAAPTGIVVVGITVVDDVEEFRAHVRAARDMFLKAGIARLRIFEAFDDPHEVMFLHELVDADSAERWLRRPDIAAEWFADAGVGAYPPLFIGRFAHMMRIDAIESGKRQPPTPP, from the coding sequence ATGATTCCCGAAGCGCATTCACTGATACTGACCACCGACTACCGGGTGCCCGACCCGACGCGCGTGTGGCCGTTGTTGCAGCGACGCCGCGAGGGCCTCGCCGCGCTCGGTGCGCATCACGTGTTCGTCTTCACCTCCACCGCCGACCCGGAGCGGGTGCTGGTCACCATCGCGCTGCACACCCGCGAACCGGTCGCCGAACTTCTGCGCTCACGAGCGTTTTTCGAATGGTTCGACGCCGTCGGCGTCCAGGATCTGCCCGCGGTGTTCGCGGGTGAACTCATCGAACAGTTCGACTTCGTCGGCGATCCCACCGCCGCACCGACCGGCATTGTCGTCGTGGGTATCACGGTGGTCGACGACGTGGAGGAGTTCCGCGCCCACGTCCGTGCGGCCCGAGACATGTTCTTGAAGGCCGGAATTGCGCGACTGCGGATCTTCGAGGCGTTCGACGACCCCCACGAGGTGATGTTCCTGCACGAGTTGGTCGACGCCGACAGCGCAGAACGCTGGCTGCGCAGACCCGACATCGCCGCGGAATGGTTTGCCGACGCCGGCGTCGGCGCCTATCCGCCGTTGTTCATCGGCAGGTTCGCACACATGATGCGCATCGACGCTATTGAGTCAGGTAAACGCCAACCGCCCACGCCGCCGTAG
- a CDS encoding DUF456 domain-containing protein, whose product MSTAGVVLVALAIAVGLVGIVVPLLPGTLLVFGAIAVWAVIEHNVTAWVTLGVVAAVLAVFTLIKYLWPARRMRAADVSTRSLLAGAVLGIIGFFVIPVLGLLLGFVLGIYVAELAKRRDQRAAWTSTKHALKGVALSVGVELCGALLATAAWAVGVYLTQ is encoded by the coding sequence ATGAGCACCGCCGGCGTCGTCCTGGTCGCGCTGGCGATCGCCGTCGGGCTTGTCGGCATCGTGGTGCCGCTGCTTCCCGGGACGCTGCTGGTGTTCGGCGCGATTGCGGTGTGGGCCGTCATCGAACACAACGTCACGGCGTGGGTGACGCTCGGCGTGGTGGCCGCGGTGCTGGCGGTGTTCACCCTGATCAAGTACCTGTGGCCGGCGCGGCGGATGCGGGCCGCCGACGTCAGCACCCGGAGCCTGTTGGCCGGTGCGGTGCTGGGCATCATCGGCTTCTTCGTGATCCCGGTGCTCGGCCTGCTCCTCGGTTTCGTGCTGGGAATCTATGTGGCCGAACTGGCGAAGCGGCGTGATCAGCGGGCGGCGTGGACGTCGACGAAGCACGCGCTCAAAGGCGTCGCGCTGTCGGTCGGGGTGGAACTGTGCGGCGCGTTGCTGGCTACGGCGGCGTGGGCGGTTGGCGTTTACCTGACTCAATAG
- a CDS encoding NADPH:quinone oxidoreductase family protein: MKALVAQELSGPSGLVYTDVDDLSSQDAVVVDVGAAGVSFPDLLLLRGEYQLRLEPPFIPGMEVAGVVRSAPYESEFTVGQRVTALAMLGGWAEQVAVPAANLKPTPDDIDDAEAVALLGNYQTMYFALAKRGALRAGETVLVLGSGGGIGTASVQIAKALGARVVAMVHRPEAAEFVKTLGADVVLPLTDGWLQAVKDVTDGRGVDLVVDPIGGEAFDDAIRALDTEGRLLVIGFAAGGIPTVKVNRLLLRNVSVIGVGYGEYVNRKPGAQALFEFGVNELVKAGLRPPPPIRYPLSEGRAALQSLADGGVFGKVVLEP; the protein is encoded by the coding sequence ATGAAAGCGCTTGTCGCGCAGGAACTTTCCGGCCCGTCAGGTTTGGTGTACACCGACGTCGACGACCTGAGCAGCCAGGATGCGGTCGTCGTCGACGTGGGTGCGGCCGGGGTGAGCTTTCCCGACCTGCTGCTGCTCCGCGGTGAGTACCAGTTGCGCCTCGAGCCCCCGTTCATCCCGGGGATGGAGGTGGCGGGCGTGGTGCGGTCGGCGCCGTACGAGTCGGAGTTCACGGTCGGTCAACGGGTCACCGCGTTGGCGATGCTGGGTGGATGGGCCGAGCAGGTGGCGGTGCCTGCCGCCAACCTGAAACCGACGCCTGACGACATCGACGATGCCGAAGCCGTTGCGCTGCTTGGCAATTACCAGACGATGTATTTCGCGCTCGCCAAGCGGGGCGCGCTGCGGGCCGGCGAGACCGTGTTGGTGCTCGGGTCCGGCGGCGGTATCGGCACTGCGTCGGTGCAGATCGCCAAGGCGCTGGGTGCGCGCGTCGTCGCGATGGTGCATCGCCCGGAAGCCGCCGAATTCGTCAAGACGCTCGGCGCCGACGTGGTGTTGCCGCTGACCGACGGTTGGCTGCAGGCGGTGAAGGACGTGACGGACGGCCGCGGCGTCGATCTGGTGGTCGATCCGATCGGTGGCGAGGCGTTCGACGACGCGATCCGCGCACTGGACACCGAGGGCCGGCTGCTGGTGATCGGCTTTGCGGCAGGCGGCATTCCGACAGTGAAGGTCAACCGGCTGTTACTGCGCAACGTCAGCGTCATCGGCGTCGGTTACGGCGAATACGTCAACCGCAAGCCGGGTGCGCAGGCGCTGTTCGAGTTCGGTGTCAACGAGTTGGTCAAGGCGGGCCTGCGGCCACCGCCGCCGATCCGATACCCGCTGTCCGAGGGCAGGGCCGCGTTGCAGAGCCTGGCTGATGGCGGGGTGTTCGGGAAGGTCGTGCTGGAACCGTGA